A part of Arthrobacter dokdonellae genomic DNA contains:
- a CDS encoding class I SAM-dependent methyltransferase encodes MTQKFDEAFWNERYGNQGNIWSGKPNPQLVAEVSSLPPGTALDVGCGEGADAIWLAKRGWRVVAVDISSVALARAAGHAAGLGPDGSIEWEHHDLLSWVPPAGSFDLVSAQFMQLPRTDREPLFDRLAAAVARGGTLLVVGHAPSDIDSGAHRPRRADVFYTAEEAASALDPVLWDVLLTESRARRSAGDGGGPATVHDEVMRAVRLP; translated from the coding sequence ATGACGCAAAAGTTTGATGAGGCGTTCTGGAATGAACGCTACGGCAACCAAGGCAACATTTGGAGCGGCAAACCCAACCCGCAGCTCGTTGCCGAGGTCTCCTCACTGCCTCCAGGGACTGCCCTCGACGTCGGTTGCGGCGAAGGTGCCGACGCCATCTGGCTGGCCAAGCGCGGGTGGCGGGTGGTCGCGGTCGACATTTCTTCGGTGGCTCTGGCACGGGCCGCCGGGCATGCAGCCGGGCTTGGCCCGGACGGGTCGATCGAATGGGAGCACCACGACCTGCTCTCATGGGTTCCCCCGGCCGGGTCTTTTGACCTGGTGTCGGCCCAGTTCATGCAGCTGCCACGGACGGACCGTGAGCCACTGTTTGACCGGTTGGCCGCCGCCGTGGCACGCGGCGGTACGCTGCTGGTGGTGGGGCACGCGCCGTCGGACATTGACTCCGGCGCCCACCGACCGCGCCGAGCAGATGTCTTCTACACGGCGGAAGAGGCGGCGTCGGCACTGGACCCGGTGCTCTGGGACGTCCTGCTGACAGAATCCCGGGCGCGCCGATCCGCGGGAGACGGCGGTGGACCGGCCACCGTCCATGACGAGGTGATGCGCGCGGTCCGCCTGCCGTGA
- the thrC gene encoding threonine synthase has product MAHQWRGVVREYAERLPVTAETKVITLGEGGTPLVYAQQLSALTGSEVYLKVEGMNPTGSFKDRGMTMAMTAAVAAGAKAVVCASTGNTSASAAAYAKQAGLTCAVLVPEGKISMGKLSQAVAHGATILQVDGNFDNCLDVARKLADSYPVFLVNSVNPARIEGQKTGAFEVVDSLGDAPDYHVLPVGNAGNISAYWKGYKEYAAPYESATAGRLPAVSTHTPIMWGFQAAGAAPFVAGHPITEPDTIATAIRIGNPASWDLAIAARDESGGLIDSVTDDEILAAHRWLSAKEGVFVEPASAAGVAGIIKKHAAGEVPAGKTIVITVTGHGLKDPDWALKNADGSLVQPTRVEFDVVTVANALGLAD; this is encoded by the coding sequence ATGGCTCACCAGTGGCGCGGGGTAGTCCGCGAATATGCAGAGCGCCTGCCGGTGACGGCGGAAACGAAGGTCATCACGCTGGGGGAGGGCGGCACGCCGCTGGTGTACGCCCAGCAGCTTTCGGCGCTGACCGGCTCCGAGGTGTACCTGAAGGTGGAGGGCATGAACCCCACCGGCTCCTTCAAGGACCGCGGCATGACCATGGCCATGACGGCGGCCGTTGCCGCCGGCGCCAAGGCGGTGGTGTGCGCCTCCACGGGCAACACCTCCGCCTCCGCGGCCGCCTACGCCAAGCAGGCCGGGCTGACCTGTGCCGTGCTGGTGCCCGAAGGCAAGATCTCCATGGGCAAGCTCTCCCAGGCCGTGGCCCACGGCGCCACGATCCTGCAGGTGGACGGCAACTTCGACAACTGCCTGGACGTGGCGCGCAAGCTCGCGGACTCCTACCCCGTGTTCCTGGTCAACTCCGTCAACCCCGCCCGCATCGAAGGCCAGAAGACGGGCGCCTTTGAAGTGGTCGACTCCCTCGGCGACGCCCCGGACTACCATGTGCTGCCCGTCGGCAACGCCGGCAACATCAGCGCCTATTGGAAGGGCTACAAGGAATACGCGGCCCCGTACGAGTCCGCCACGGCCGGAAGGCTTCCGGCCGTGTCCACGCACACGCCCATCATGTGGGGCTTCCAGGCCGCCGGCGCGGCGCCGTTTGTGGCCGGACACCCCATCACGGAGCCCGACACCATCGCCACGGCCATCCGCATCGGCAACCCGGCATCCTGGGACCTGGCCATCGCCGCCCGCGACGAATCCGGCGGTCTCATCGACTCCGTGACCGACGACGAGATCCTCGCGGCCCACCGCTGGCTCTCGGCCAAGGAAGGCGTGTTCGTCGAGCCCGCGTCCGCGGCGGGCGTCGCGGGCATCATCAAGAAGCACGCCGCCGGCGAGGTCCCCGCGGGCAAGACGATTGTCATCACCGTCACTGGCCACGGCCTGAAGGACCCCGACTGGGCACTGAAGAACGCGGACGGCAGCTTGGTGCAACCCACCCGTGTGGAGTTCGACGTCGTGACCGTCGCCAACGCCCTCGGCCTCGCCGACTAG
- a CDS encoding carboxymuconolactone decarboxylase family protein has product MSTQRLNIQEIDPKAYQPMFAMEKYIHSGTLGEDLLALVKIRASQLNGCAYCLDMHGREARAAGVDNRRLDVLAGWHEAPALYSDREQAALALTEAVTLISHGGVTDALWAQVKATFAEAEVPVLLMAISAINVWNRLAVSTHQDLPELPAE; this is encoded by the coding sequence ATGTCCACGCAGCGCCTGAACATCCAGGAAATCGACCCCAAGGCTTACCAGCCAATGTTCGCGATGGAAAAGTACATCCACTCCGGCACGCTCGGCGAGGACCTGCTGGCGCTGGTCAAGATCCGGGCGTCGCAGCTCAACGGCTGCGCCTACTGCCTGGACATGCACGGACGCGAAGCCAGGGCCGCCGGCGTCGACAACCGCCGATTGGACGTCCTTGCTGGCTGGCACGAGGCACCTGCGCTGTATTCCGACCGGGAGCAGGCGGCGCTTGCACTGACGGAAGCCGTGACACTGATCAGCCACGGCGGAGTGACCGATGCTCTGTGGGCACAGGTCAAGGCCACATTTGCCGAGGCAGAGGTCCCCGTCCTGCTCATGGCGATCTCCGCCATCAACGTCTGGAACCGGCTGGCCGTCAGCACCCACCAGGACCTGCCGGAACTGCCCGCGGAATAA
- the lysA gene encoding diaminopimelate decarboxylase — protein sequence MAESHSGTTDIAGAELAPAWLPPAGDLNELVPAMWADDVERGPGGSLTISGVPVGELKEQFGTPLFVMSETDFRARARTFKDSFDEAFADICGGVDVYYAGKSFLCTEVARWVDSEGLRLDTCSGGELAVAVRAGLAGGKLGLHGNNKSDAEINRALDLGLGRIVVDSLHELRRVADLAAARNTRANVMLRVTPGVHAHTHESIATAHEDQKFGLSLVSPEDSLPSGSTAELSAAEAAAKLAVESENINFLGFHAHIGSQIFEPDGFEIAARRLLALTHRIQESYGVVLPELDLGGGYGIAYTAVDTPRPAAEIARAMAAVVRSTCAELGMRAPRISIEPGRAIVGPSTFTLYETGTLKTVQVEVAGRDGVTAPRRYVSVDGGMSDNARPVLYDADYSAVVAGRASQAAPALSRVVGKHCESGDIVVRDVYLPNDVAAGDLLAVPGTGAYCWALASNYNYVPRPPVVAVKDGAARMIVRGETEDDLLARDLGAQNL from the coding sequence GTGGCCGAGTCACACAGCGGCACGACCGACATTGCCGGAGCGGAGCTGGCCCCGGCGTGGCTGCCACCGGCGGGAGACCTCAACGAGCTGGTGCCCGCCATGTGGGCGGACGACGTCGAACGCGGCCCGGGCGGGTCCCTCACCATCAGCGGGGTGCCGGTGGGCGAGCTCAAGGAGCAGTTCGGGACGCCGCTCTTTGTCATGAGCGAGACCGACTTCAGGGCCCGCGCGCGCACCTTCAAGGACTCCTTTGACGAGGCCTTTGCCGACATCTGCGGCGGCGTGGACGTCTACTATGCCGGAAAGTCGTTCCTTTGCACCGAGGTGGCCCGCTGGGTGGATTCCGAGGGCCTGCGCCTGGACACCTGCTCCGGCGGCGAACTGGCCGTGGCCGTCCGCGCCGGGCTGGCCGGCGGCAAGCTGGGCCTGCACGGCAACAACAAGTCCGACGCCGAAATCAACCGGGCCCTTGATTTGGGGCTGGGCCGCATTGTGGTGGACAGCCTGCACGAGCTGCGCCGCGTGGCGGACCTGGCCGCCGCCCGCAACACGCGGGCCAATGTCATGCTGCGCGTGACCCCCGGCGTCCACGCCCACACGCACGAATCCATTGCCACGGCCCACGAGGACCAAAAGTTCGGGCTCTCCCTGGTGTCCCCGGAGGATTCGCTCCCCAGCGGCTCCACCGCCGAATTGTCCGCCGCCGAGGCTGCCGCCAAGCTGGCCGTCGAGTCGGAGAACATCAACTTCCTGGGCTTCCACGCCCACATCGGCTCGCAGATCTTTGAACCGGACGGCTTTGAAATTGCCGCCCGCCGGCTGCTGGCCTTAACGCACCGGATCCAGGAAAGTTACGGGGTCGTGCTGCCCGAGCTGGACCTCGGCGGCGGTTACGGCATCGCCTACACCGCGGTGGACACCCCGCGCCCGGCGGCCGAAATCGCCCGGGCGATGGCCGCCGTCGTACGGTCCACCTGCGCGGAGCTGGGCATGCGCGCGCCACGGATCTCCATTGAGCCCGGCCGCGCCATCGTGGGCCCCTCCACGTTCACGCTGTACGAGACCGGCACGCTGAAAACCGTGCAGGTCGAGGTGGCCGGACGGGACGGTGTGACGGCTCCGCGACGTTATGTGTCGGTGGACGGCGGCATGAGCGACAACGCCCGCCCGGTGCTTTATGACGCGGATTATTCCGCCGTCGTGGCCGGCCGCGCCTCGCAGGCGGCACCCGCGCTGTCCCGAGTGGTGGGCAAACATTGCGAGAGCGGCGACATTGTTGTTAGAGATGTATATCTGCCCAATGACGTGGCGGCCGGGGACTTGCTTGCAGTCCCCGGAACGGGCGCGTACTGCTGGGCACTGGCCAGCAACTACAACTACGTGCCCCGTCCGCCCGTTGTCGCCGTCAAGGACGGCGCCGCACGCATGATTGTGCGGGGCGAAACAGAAGACGATTTGCTGGCACGCGATTTAGGGGCCCAGAACCTTTGA
- the argS gene encoding arginine--tRNA ligase produces the protein MTPEELSAAIATCLKEAADAGELSVPAEALPKELRVERPKSREHGDWATNIALQLAKPAGLPPRKIAEVLQGRLAGIPGVAKVDIAGPGFLNITVDAAAAGGLAKAIVESGEAYGINRGMAGTRINLEFVSANPTGPIHLGGTRWAAVGDSLARIFQSQGADVTREYYFNDHGNQIDRFARSLLASAKGEPAPEDGYGGAYIEDIANAVTANTPDILSREDPQEEFRAQGVALMFASIRESLHEFGVDFDVYFHENSLFEDGAVEKLLEQLKASGNLYAKDGAWWLNSTDYGDDKDRVVIKSDGNAAYIAGDIAYFKNKRDRGFDLCIYMLGADHHGYVARLKAAAAAMGDDANRVEVLIGQMVNLVKDGVPLRMSKRAGTVVTMEDLVEIVGTDAARYSLARFSSDSNIDIDLDVLTKRSNENPVFYVQYAHARTRAVGRNAAAAGVARTAFDAAALAHPTESELLAVLGQYPGVLTQAAEFREPHRVARHLEVIAGAYHRWYDACRVTPMGEEAITDVNRTRLWLNDAVGQVLANGLSLLGVSAPERM, from the coding sequence GTGACTCCTGAAGAACTTTCCGCCGCCATTGCCACCTGCCTTAAAGAGGCCGCCGACGCCGGCGAACTGTCCGTTCCCGCAGAGGCCCTCCCGAAGGAACTGCGGGTGGAGCGGCCCAAGAGCCGCGAGCACGGCGACTGGGCCACCAACATCGCCCTGCAGCTGGCCAAGCCGGCCGGCCTGCCGCCGCGCAAGATCGCCGAGGTCCTGCAAGGGCGCCTGGCCGGAATCCCCGGCGTCGCCAAAGTGGATATCGCCGGCCCCGGCTTCCTGAACATCACTGTGGACGCTGCCGCTGCCGGCGGACTGGCGAAGGCCATCGTCGAGTCCGGCGAAGCGTACGGCATCAACCGGGGCATGGCGGGCACCCGGATCAACCTCGAGTTCGTCTCGGCCAACCCCACCGGCCCCATCCACCTCGGCGGCACGCGGTGGGCGGCGGTGGGCGACTCGCTGGCCCGCATCTTCCAGTCGCAAGGCGCCGACGTCACGCGCGAATACTACTTCAACGACCACGGCAACCAGATCGACCGCTTCGCCCGGTCCCTGCTGGCCAGCGCCAAGGGCGAGCCCGCGCCGGAGGACGGCTACGGCGGGGCGTACATCGAGGACATCGCCAACGCGGTCACGGCGAACACCCCGGACATACTCAGCAGGGAGGACCCGCAGGAGGAATTCCGGGCCCAGGGCGTGGCGCTGATGTTCGCCTCCATCCGCGAATCCCTGCACGAATTCGGCGTCGACTTTGACGTCTACTTCCACGAAAACTCGCTGTTCGAGGACGGCGCCGTCGAAAAGCTCCTGGAGCAGCTCAAGGCCTCCGGCAACCTGTACGCCAAGGACGGCGCCTGGTGGCTGAACTCCACCGACTACGGCGACGACAAGGACCGTGTGGTCATCAAGTCCGACGGCAACGCCGCGTACATCGCCGGCGACATCGCCTACTTCAAGAACAAGCGGGACCGCGGCTTTGACCTGTGCATTTACATGCTCGGCGCCGACCACCACGGCTACGTCGCGCGCCTGAAGGCCGCCGCGGCAGCGATGGGCGACGACGCCAACCGGGTCGAGGTGCTCATCGGCCAGATGGTGAACCTGGTCAAGGACGGCGTCCCGCTGCGCATGTCCAAGCGTGCCGGCACCGTGGTCACCATGGAGGACCTGGTGGAGATTGTGGGCACGGACGCCGCCCGCTACTCCCTGGCCCGCTTCTCCTCTGACTCCAACATCGACATCGACCTGGACGTGCTGACCAAGCGCTCCAACGAGAACCCGGTGTTCTATGTCCAGTACGCCCATGCCCGCACGCGCGCCGTGGGACGCAATGCTGCGGCCGCCGGCGTGGCGCGCACGGCTTTCGACGCCGCGGCCCTCGCCCATCCCACGGAGTCCGAACTCCTTGCGGTGCTGGGCCAGTACCCGGGCGTCCTGACGCAGGCCGCCGAATTCCGCGAGCCGCACCGCGTGGCCCGCCACCTGGAGGTCATCGCCGGCGCCTACCACCGCTGGTACGATGCCTGCCGTGTCACCCCCATGGGCGAGGAGGCCATCACGGACGTGAACCGCACGCGCCTGTGGCTCAACGACGCCGTGGGCCAGGTCCTGGCCAACGGGCTGTCCCTGCTGGGCGTTTCCGCGCCGGAACGGATGTAG
- a CDS encoding thiamine pyrophosphate-binding protein, with protein MTEQPTVSDLVADVCARHADTVFGLMGNGNAFFTSNVTRRGLRYISARHEAGTVAMADAYFRASGKVAVATVTYGAGFTNSLTALAEAAKASIPLVLVVGGVPTTGARPWDIDQDMVAAGLGVETVTVTRESAEAATQRAWELAARDSRPVLLAIPYDLAAAEAGPQQPAVPLAVRAPLTTDDAVTRRIARLLLGAERPLVIGGRGAVEASAGPALRRLGDGLGAFFATSAMARNLFDSPWDLGIAGGFATLPAVEIMRRADVVLVAGAGLNTFQTRYGSLFADGATVIQVDVSRDAAAPAATEFVHADAAAFASALLDTMRGLVGRGWRDGYPEVADRTLFKEPPAQEFAPDGRLNPRAVAQLLDSVLPARRTIVQDGGHFISWAPMYLGVPDPQALMMVGTAFQTIGLGLPSAVGAAAARPERLTVLVSGDGGALMGLADLDTAVRSISSGVMVVFNDAAYGAELHQYAVRGLDDTAMQIEEVDFAALAGAFGARGTKMRSLADIDSLRDWLDAGAHGLFVLDVAVSQSVVADYMRESMAPILAARAN; from the coding sequence GTGACCGAGCAGCCCACCGTTTCCGACCTCGTTGCCGATGTTTGCGCCCGGCACGCCGACACCGTGTTTGGGCTGATGGGCAACGGCAACGCCTTTTTCACCAGCAACGTGACCCGTCGCGGGCTGCGCTACATCAGCGCCCGCCACGAGGCCGGCACGGTCGCGATGGCCGACGCCTACTTCCGTGCCTCAGGCAAGGTGGCGGTCGCCACCGTCACGTACGGGGCCGGCTTCACAAACTCGCTGACGGCGCTCGCCGAGGCCGCCAAGGCCAGCATTCCCCTGGTGCTGGTCGTGGGCGGGGTCCCCACCACAGGTGCCCGGCCGTGGGACATTGACCAGGACATGGTGGCGGCCGGCCTGGGCGTTGAAACCGTTACGGTGACCCGGGAATCGGCCGAAGCGGCCACCCAGCGGGCGTGGGAGCTGGCCGCGCGCGACAGCCGCCCGGTCCTGCTGGCCATCCCCTACGACCTCGCCGCCGCCGAGGCCGGTCCGCAGCAGCCGGCCGTGCCCCTTGCCGTACGGGCGCCGCTTACAACGGACGACGCCGTCACCCGCCGCATTGCCCGCCTGCTCTTGGGCGCCGAGCGTCCCCTGGTCATCGGCGGCCGCGGCGCCGTCGAGGCTTCGGCAGGGCCCGCGCTGCGGCGGCTGGGCGACGGGCTCGGAGCCTTCTTCGCGACGTCGGCCATGGCCCGAAACCTTTTTGACTCACCCTGGGACCTGGGCATCGCCGGCGGTTTTGCCACCCTGCCGGCTGTGGAGATCATGCGCCGCGCCGACGTGGTGCTGGTGGCGGGAGCAGGGCTGAACACCTTCCAAACGCGCTACGGCAGCCTGTTTGCCGACGGCGCCACCGTCATCCAGGTCGACGTCAGCCGCGATGCCGCAGCCCCGGCCGCCACCGAATTCGTGCACGCGGACGCCGCGGCCTTTGCCTCCGCGCTGCTGGACACGATGCGGGGCCTGGTGGGTCGGGGCTGGCGGGACGGCTACCCGGAAGTTGCCGACCGCACCCTGTTCAAGGAGCCGCCCGCGCAGGAGTTCGCCCCGGACGGCCGGCTCAACCCACGCGCCGTGGCGCAGCTGCTGGACTCGGTGCTGCCGGCCCGGCGCACCATCGTCCAGGACGGCGGGCACTTCATCAGCTGGGCGCCCATGTACCTCGGCGTCCCGGACCCGCAGGCGCTGATGATGGTGGGCACGGCGTTCCAGACCATCGGGCTGGGACTGCCGTCCGCCGTCGGCGCCGCCGCCGCCCGCCCGGAGCGGCTCACGGTCCTGGTCTCAGGGGACGGCGGGGCACTCATGGGCCTGGCCGACCTCGATACCGCAGTGCGCAGCATTTCCAGCGGCGTCATGGTGGTGTTCAACGACGCGGCCTACGGCGCCGAGCTGCACCAGTATGCCGTGCGCGGCCTGGATGACACTGCCATGCAGATCGAGGAGGTGGACTTCGCCGCGCTGGCCGGCGCGTTTGGCGCACGCGGCACCAAGATGCGCTCCCTGGCGGACATCGACAGCCTCCGCGACTGGCTCGACGCCGGCGCCCACGGCCTCTTCGTCCTCGACGTGGCCGTGTCCCAGAGTGTCGTGGCCGACTACATGCGCGAAAGCATGGCTCCCATCCTTGCGGCCCGGGCCAACTAG
- a CDS encoding MFS transporter: MVRNVARPVWIFAVGIILTALTLRGAVTVVPPLISTINHDLPLGTATIGILGMLPTAAFGLFGFLTPYVIRWASLERLIVLSILAGIVGQVVRVFAPNTAMFLVFSVVAFGGLGAGNVLLPPLVKKHFPTRIGLMTALYVTSISLGTALPAQISVPLADAAGWQFSLSSWAAVSVVAVVPWLLAAVSPRSASNGSASRGSASPSTTPAPRIAAGPPAAPAELTVHSRRSPEAAAPKMNLWRSPTAWGLTFMFGCTSLNTYALFAWLPEILTESGLDRAHAGSMLALFAALGLPMSLCIPLVAARMRNPFPVVLVMLACFVAGYLGLLLAPAHGTWLWVSLAGLGPGTFPLALLLINHRTRTQLGAGALSGFGQGMGYALACIGPLFFGLLRQWTGSWTAPFMFLFATLLLLGAGAYVICRPKMLEDDFAR, translated from the coding sequence ATGGTGAGGAACGTTGCACGGCCGGTGTGGATATTTGCGGTCGGCATCATCCTTACCGCGTTGACGCTCCGCGGGGCCGTGACGGTCGTTCCGCCGTTGATTTCCACCATCAACCACGACCTCCCGCTGGGCACCGCCACCATCGGCATCCTCGGCATGCTCCCCACGGCAGCCTTTGGCCTGTTCGGTTTCCTGACCCCGTACGTGATCCGCTGGGCGTCGCTGGAACGGCTCATCGTGCTCTCGATACTGGCCGGGATTGTCGGCCAGGTCGTGCGCGTTTTCGCCCCCAACACCGCCATGTTCCTGGTCTTTTCCGTGGTCGCCTTCGGCGGGCTCGGCGCCGGCAACGTCCTCCTGCCGCCGCTGGTGAAGAAGCATTTCCCCACCAGGATCGGCTTGATGACGGCCCTCTACGTCACGTCCATTTCCCTCGGAACGGCTCTTCCCGCGCAAATTTCGGTGCCCTTGGCCGACGCCGCCGGCTGGCAGTTTTCCCTCTCCTCCTGGGCCGCAGTCAGTGTGGTCGCCGTCGTGCCATGGCTGCTGGCCGCTGTTTCACCGCGGTCGGCTTCCAACGGCTCAGCTTCCCGGGGCTCGGCTTCCCCAAGCACGACGCCGGCCCCCCGCATTGCGGCCGGCCCACCAGCCGCGCCGGCGGAACTGACCGTCCATTCCCGCAGATCGCCCGAGGCTGCCGCGCCGAAGATGAACCTGTGGCGTTCGCCCACGGCCTGGGGCCTGACGTTCATGTTCGGCTGCACATCGCTGAACACGTATGCGCTGTTTGCCTGGCTGCCGGAGATCCTCACGGAATCCGGGCTGGACCGCGCCCACGCCGGTTCCATGCTGGCGTTGTTTGCCGCACTCGGACTGCCGATGAGCCTGTGCATCCCGCTGGTCGCCGCCAGGATGCGCAATCCGTTCCCGGTGGTGCTGGTCATGCTCGCCTGCTTCGTCGCGGGTTACCTGGGCCTGCTGCTCGCCCCGGCGCACGGCACCTGGCTGTGGGTGTCGCTGGCCGGCCTGGGACCGGGTACCTTCCCGCTGGCCCTGCTGCTGATCAACCACCGCACGCGCACCCAGCTGGGCGCCGGCGCCCTGTCCGGCTTTGGCCAGGGCATGGGCTACGCCCTGGCCTGCATCGGCCCGCTGTTCTTCGGCCTGTTGCGCCAGTGGACCGGTTCGTGGACGGCGCCGTTCATGTTCCTCTTTGCCACGCTGCTGCTGCTGGGCGCGGGCGCCTACGTTATTTGCCGGCCCAAAATGTTGGAGGACGACTTCGCCAGGTGA
- a CDS encoding Lrp/AsnC family transcriptional regulator, whose translation MKVDRLDAAIIEMFTDEPGVGVLECSRRLKVARATVQGRLDRLYAGGVITGIVPQLSPAALGFPVVAFCSVEIAQGIGHGVVFEAIGQIPEILEMHTVSGPSDLLVKIVGRSTTDLQRVLDALSQAPGVARTSSVIALETHIENRNLPLLKAAADS comes from the coding sequence ATGAAAGTTGACCGGCTGGACGCCGCCATCATTGAGATGTTCACCGATGAGCCGGGGGTTGGCGTGCTCGAATGCTCGCGCCGGCTCAAAGTGGCCCGCGCCACGGTGCAGGGCCGGTTGGACAGGCTGTACGCCGGCGGCGTCATCACGGGGATAGTCCCGCAGCTGAGCCCGGCGGCGCTGGGCTTTCCCGTCGTCGCGTTTTGCTCCGTCGAAATTGCGCAGGGCATCGGCCACGGCGTGGTCTTTGAAGCGATCGGACAGATCCCGGAGATCCTGGAAATGCACACCGTGTCAGGTCCCAGCGACCTGCTGGTGAAGATCGTGGGCCGGTCCACCACGGACCTCCAGCGGGTCCTTGACGCGTTGTCGCAGGCGCCGGGGGTGGCCCGCACCTCGAGTGTGATCGCACTCGAAACGCACATCGAAAACCGCAACCTGCCACTGCTGAAGGCGGCCGCCGACTCCTGA
- a CDS encoding homoserine dehydrogenase — MTERNTVDTALPASAETKTLKVALLGAGNVGAQVARILLEDADALAARTGARLELTGIAVRNIDAPRDVELPRGLLTTDASALVRGADVVIELMGGLEPARSLILEAIEHGATVVTGNKALLAVDGPSLYEKADAAGVQLSYEAAVAGAIPILRPIRDSLAGDKITRVMGIVNGTTNFILDQMDTTGASFEDALAEATRLGYAEADPTADIEGHDAAAKGAILASLSFHTRFALEDVHCQGITQVTAADIAAAKDAGFVIKLLAIAEKLDLPARADSEEARAGGAGAASGVSVRVHPTLLPREHPLAAVHGAFNAVFIEAESAGQLMFYGQGAGGIPTASAVLGDVVSAARRLVLGGPGRTETTTGVLPVLGIENVTTQYYIGLDAADQPGVLAKISALFAENGVSIETMRQTVHRERDAHDGGAPGSAELRIVTHRASEAALAATVQAINGLDIINSVTSVLRVEGV, encoded by the coding sequence TTGACAGAGCGCAACACCGTGGACACCGCACTGCCGGCGTCCGCCGAAACAAAAACCTTGAAGGTGGCGCTCCTCGGTGCCGGAAACGTGGGGGCCCAGGTGGCCCGCATCCTCCTTGAGGACGCCGATGCCCTGGCCGCGCGAACCGGCGCCCGGCTGGAGCTGACCGGCATCGCGGTGCGCAACATTGACGCGCCGCGCGACGTCGAACTGCCGCGCGGGCTGCTCACCACCGATGCCTCCGCCCTGGTGCGCGGGGCCGACGTCGTCATTGAGCTCATGGGCGGCCTGGAGCCGGCGCGCTCCCTGATCCTGGAGGCGATCGAGCACGGCGCCACCGTGGTCACCGGGAACAAGGCCCTGCTGGCCGTGGACGGCCCCAGCCTGTATGAGAAGGCCGACGCCGCCGGCGTCCAGCTGTCCTACGAGGCTGCCGTGGCCGGTGCCATCCCCATCCTGCGGCCCATCCGGGATTCGCTGGCCGGGGACAAGATCACCCGCGTCATGGGCATTGTCAACGGCACCACCAACTTCATCCTCGACCAGATGGACACCACCGGAGCGTCGTTTGAGGACGCGCTGGCAGAGGCCACCCGCCTGGGGTACGCGGAGGCTGATCCGACGGCGGACATCGAGGGCCACGACGCCGCCGCCAAGGGCGCCATCCTGGCGTCACTGTCCTTTCATACGCGCTTTGCGCTCGAGGACGTCCACTGCCAGGGCATCACGCAGGTCACGGCGGCGGACATCGCGGCGGCCAAGGACGCCGGCTTTGTCATCAAGCTGCTCGCCATCGCCGAGAAGCTGGACCTCCCCGCCCGCGCGGATTCGGAGGAAGCCCGGGCCGGCGGCGCGGGAGCGGCCTCGGGCGTGAGCGTGCGCGTCCACCCCACGCTGCTCCCGCGCGAGCACCCCCTGGCCGCCGTGCATGGGGCCTTCAACGCGGTGTTCATCGAGGCCGAGTCCGCCGGCCAGCTCATGTTCTACGGCCAGGGTGCCGGCGGCATCCCGACGGCGTCGGCCGTGCTGGGCGACGTGGTCTCCGCAGCCCGCCGCCTGGTGCTCGGGGGCCCCGGCCGCACCGAAACCACCACGGGCGTGCTGCCCGTGCTGGGCATCGAAAACGTCACCACGCAGTACTACATCGGGCTGGACGCGGCGGACCAGCCCGGCGTGCTGGCCAAGATTTCCGCGCTCTTTGCCGAGAACGGCGTCTCCATTGAGACCATGCGGCAGACGGTGCACCGGGAACGCGATGCCCACGACGGCGGCGCCCCCGGCTCGGCCGAGCTGCGGATCGTCACGCACCGCGCCAGCGAGGCTGCCCTGGCAGCAACCGTGCAGGCCATCAACGGCCTGGACATCATAAATTCCGTAACGAGTGTCTTGAGGGTGGAGGGAGTCTAA